The following proteins are co-located in the Deinococcus metallilatus genome:
- the nadE gene encoding ammonia-dependent NAD(+) synthetase has product MSTLRDRIRQELHVQPEIDPGAEVERRVSFLVNYLRSTPARGFVLGISGGQDSTLAGRLAQLAAERVRAGGGDAAFLAVRLPYGVQADEADAQTALAFIRPDRTVTVNIKAAADASAAAAAEALGTELRDFVRGNIKARERMVAQYALAGQENMLVVGTDHAAEALTGFFTKYGDGGVDLTPLTGLTKRQGAQLLAFLGAPESTWRKVPTADLEDDRPGLPDEAALGVTYPQIDAYLEGRDVSPEAAARLERLYLATRHKRALPITPFDGWPFEEQTSHESGSNGQKV; this is encoded by the coding sequence ATGTCCACCCTCCGCGACCGCATCCGCCAGGAACTCCACGTGCAGCCCGAGATCGACCCAGGGGCCGAGGTCGAACGCCGGGTGTCCTTTCTGGTGAACTACCTCAGGAGCACGCCCGCGCGGGGCTTCGTGCTGGGCATCAGCGGCGGGCAGGACAGCACCCTGGCCGGGCGGCTGGCCCAGCTCGCCGCCGAACGGGTCCGGGCCGGGGGCGGCGACGCGGCCTTCCTCGCGGTGCGCCTCCCCTACGGCGTGCAGGCCGACGAGGCCGACGCGCAGACCGCCCTGGCCTTTATCCGGCCCGACCGGACGGTGACGGTGAACATCAAGGCCGCGGCGGACGCGAGCGCGGCAGCGGCAGCGGAGGCGCTGGGCACAGAACTGCGCGACTTCGTGCGCGGCAACATCAAGGCGCGCGAGCGGATGGTCGCGCAGTACGCCCTGGCCGGGCAGGAAAACATGCTGGTGGTGGGCACCGACCACGCGGCGGAGGCGCTGACCGGCTTTTTCACCAAGTACGGCGACGGCGGCGTGGACCTGACGCCCCTCACCGGCCTGACCAAGCGGCAGGGCGCGCAGCTCCTCGCGTTCCTGGGCGCCCCGGAAAGCACCTGGCGCAAGGTGCCCACCGCCGACCTGGAAGACGACCGCCCCGGCCTCCCTGACGAGGCGGCGCTGGGCGTGACCTACCCGCAGATCGACGCCTATCTGGAGGGCCGCGACGTATCCCCGGAAGCGGCGGCGAGGCTGGAAAGGCTGTACCTCGCCACCCGGCACAAGCGGGCGCTGCCGATCACGCCTTTTGACGGGTGGCCCTTTGAGGAACAGACCTCACACGAAAGCGGGTCTAACGGTCAAAAGGTCTAA
- a CDS encoding HAD family hydrolase — protein MSGRPFDAVLFDLDGVLVDSELLGNTVWVELLAEHGLTLDRAAFMARAVGGTHRALFDWLRAEHGWEQPGDFLPELDARLARAFTATPAIEGAADTLRALRAAGLPFAVASNSLRERLHLKLAAAGLSELVGQHAYHPADVGGRGKPLPDLYLHAAAALGVSPARCLVVEDSVTGLTAGVAAGATVWGLLAGGHVHPDGAQALLEAGAARVLGTHAELREALGVGVPV, from the coding sequence GTGAGCGGGCGGCCCTTTGACGCCGTCCTCTTCGATCTGGACGGCGTGCTGGTGGACAGCGAACTGCTGGGCAATACCGTCTGGGTCGAATTGCTGGCCGAACACGGGCTGACGCTGGACCGGGCCGCCTTCATGGCGCGGGCGGTGGGCGGCACGCACCGGGCGCTCTTCGACTGGCTGCGCGCCGAACACGGCTGGGAGCAGCCGGGGGACTTTCTGCCCGAACTGGACGCCCGGCTGGCCCGGGCCTTCACGGCCACCCCTGCCATCGAGGGCGCCGCGGATACCCTGCGCGCGCTGAGAGCGGCGGGCCTCCCCTTCGCCGTCGCCAGCAACAGCCTGCGCGAGAGGCTCCACCTGAAACTGGCGGCGGCGGGTCTGAGCGAACTGGTGGGCCAGCACGCCTACCATCCGGCAGATGTGGGAGGGCGGGGCAAGCCCCTGCCGGACCTGTACCTGCACGCGGCGGCGGCACTCGGCGTCTCCCCGGCCCGCTGCCTCGTCGTGGAAGACAGCGTGACGGGTTTGACGGCGGGGGTGGCGGCAGGCGCGACGGTGTGGGGCCTGCTGGCGGGCGGCCACGTCCACCCGGATGGGGCTCAGGCCTTGCTCGAAGCGGGGGCGGCGCGGGTGCTGGGCACGCATGCCGAACTGCGGGAGGCGCTGGGGGTGGGCGTGCCGGTGTGA
- a CDS encoding alpha/beta fold hydrolase has translation MDNAAPGPRRLCLLFTSLALLIGSQAPASAGGAGAPPPQAVSVPVNSLVSVGTHRLYISCMGKSRGSPTVLLDSGAGGDSSEWGQVQAGVAQFTRVCAYDRSGLGKSEAGPRPRTTRTVVSELRALLRNAKVPGPYIYVGHSISGFTARLFAQQAPQDVKGLVLVDTSNPDQFDRVLQLVGPQKEGEAAIIGALREEASMEMVPKEGLLLRRSADEVRPLGPFGKMPTVVLEHGKELLPPGTPISAAFQALWHQLQVKNATISSNTQLIVAKNSGHYIHKEQPELVIQSIRKVYDSVRGNTLLPACGQPEEMLGGECIKLP, from the coding sequence ATGGACAATGCAGCTCCTGGCCCCCGTCGCTTATGTCTGCTGTTCACGAGTCTGGCCCTTCTGATCGGGTCCCAGGCTCCTGCCTCAGCCGGAGGTGCGGGCGCACCCCCCCCGCAGGCTGTCTCCGTCCCAGTCAACTCACTGGTGAGCGTGGGGACACATCGGCTGTATATCTCCTGCATGGGGAAGAGCCGTGGTAGTCCGACTGTCCTCCTGGACTCGGGCGCGGGGGGTGACAGCAGCGAGTGGGGCCAGGTGCAGGCAGGGGTCGCCCAGTTCACCCGTGTCTGTGCTTATGACCGTTCCGGCCTGGGCAAGAGCGAAGCGGGGCCACGCCCACGGACGACCCGAACTGTGGTTTCCGAACTGAGAGCCTTGCTCCGCAATGCCAAGGTTCCTGGTCCTTATATCTACGTGGGACATTCCATCTCGGGATTCACGGCCAGGCTCTTTGCTCAGCAGGCCCCGCAGGACGTGAAGGGCCTCGTGCTGGTGGATACCTCCAACCCTGACCAGTTCGACCGCGTCCTCCAGCTCGTCGGTCCGCAGAAAGAGGGCGAGGCGGCGATCATCGGTGCCCTGCGTGAGGAAGCCAGTATGGAAATGGTCCCCAAAGAGGGCTTGCTGCTCCGGCGGAGTGCCGATGAAGTACGTCCTCTGGGGCCGTTCGGGAAGATGCCGACCGTGGTCCTCGAACATGGGAAGGAACTTCTGCCGCCTGGAACGCCGATCAGCGCGGCCTTCCAGGCGCTGTGGCACCAATTGCAAGTGAAAAACGCGACGATCTCCAGCAATACTCAGCTCATCGTGGCAAAAAACAGTGGGCACTACATCCACAAGGAGCAGCCTGAGCTGGTGATTCAATCCATTCGGAAGGTTTATGACAGCGTTCGGGGGAATACCCTCCTGCCCGCCTGCGGCCAGCCTGAGGAAATGCTCGGTGGAGAGTGCATCAAGCTGCCCTAG
- a CDS encoding SDR family NAD(P)-dependent oxidoreductase, with the protein MRLPKRLMLAAGLSALAARRVLKAPYDLGGKSVLISGGSRGLGLALAREFTARGARVMLLARDEGELARAAADLRAEGATVHTVTGDVTVKADLLRAVEETARVYGGLDVLVHSAGLIQVGPLENMTEEDFREIMEVNAFAVLGLTRAALPLLRAARGRVLIVASIGGKVAVPHLAPYSFSKFAVTGLGQALRAEFAREGVGVTTVCPSLMRTGSARHAEVKGQQKKEYALFATLDNFPFVSLDADKAARRIVNALRRGDAEAMIGGPALMLRYAEALAPQLTADVMALTNRLLPGPSTNNQGVLGASVETAITRDNPIKREAEKEWNER; encoded by the coding sequence ATGCGACTCCCGAAACGTCTGATGCTGGCGGCTGGCCTCAGTGCCCTCGCGGCCCGGCGTGTCCTGAAAGCGCCCTATGACCTGGGCGGCAAGAGCGTGCTGATCTCGGGTGGCTCGCGGGGTCTGGGCCTGGCCCTCGCCCGCGAGTTCACCGCGCGCGGGGCGCGGGTGATGCTGCTGGCCCGCGACGAGGGCGAACTGGCCCGCGCGGCGGCGGACCTGCGGGCGGAAGGGGCCACCGTTCACACCGTCACCGGTGACGTGACCGTGAAGGCCGACCTCCTGCGGGCCGTTGAGGAAACCGCCCGCGTGTACGGCGGCCTGGATGTGCTGGTGCACAGTGCGGGGCTGATCCAGGTGGGACCGCTGGAGAACATGACCGAGGAGGACTTCCGCGAGATCATGGAGGTGAACGCCTTCGCTGTCCTGGGCCTGACCCGCGCCGCCCTGCCGCTGCTGCGCGCCGCGCGGGGCCGCGTGCTGATCGTCGCGTCCATCGGCGGGAAGGTGGCGGTGCCCCACCTCGCCCCCTACTCCTTCAGCAAGTTCGCGGTGACGGGGCTGGGCCAGGCCCTGCGCGCCGAATTCGCCCGCGAAGGCGTGGGCGTCACCACCGTCTGCCCCTCGCTGATGCGGACCGGCAGTGCCCGCCACGCGGAAGTGAAGGGCCAGCAGAAGAAGGAATACGCGCTGTTTGCCACCCTCGACAATTTCCCATTCGTATCGTTGGATGCGGACAAGGCCGCCCGCCGCATCGTGAACGCCCTGCGGCGCGGTGACGCCGAGGCGATGATCGGCGGCCCCGCGCTGATGCTCCGTTACGCAGAGGCCCTCGCCCCGCAGCTCACCGCCGACGTGATGGCCCTCACCAACCGCCTCCTGCCCGGCCCGAGCACCAACAATCAGGGCGTGCTGGGCGCGAGCGTCGAGACGGCCATTACCCGCGACAATCCCATCAAGCGCGAGGCGGAGAAGGAGTGGAACGAACGTTGA
- a CDS encoding RidA family protein, translated as MQIESRLHDLGLTLPPPLQAPGGAALPFVAVRIVGERALLSGHGPQAPDGSLAGPFGKVGAGVSPVQAREAARLVALSMLGSLKRALGDLDRIAAWGRVHGMVNAAPGFTDLPGVIHGFSELILAVFGPEVGQHARSAVGLAELPWNIPVEVEAAVLVRQA; from the coding sequence ATGCAGATCGAATCGCGGCTCCACGATCTCGGCCTGACCCTGCCACCGCCACTGCAAGCCCCGGGGGGAGCCGCGCTGCCGTTTGTGGCGGTGCGGATCGTGGGCGAGCGGGCGCTGCTCTCGGGACACGGGCCGCAGGCGCCGGACGGTTCCCTGGCCGGACCCTTCGGTAAGGTGGGGGCCGGGGTGAGTCCGGTGCAGGCGCGGGAGGCCGCACGGCTGGTGGCCCTGTCCATGCTGGGCAGCCTGAAGCGTGCGCTGGGCGACCTCGACCGGATCGCGGCCTGGGGCCGGGTCCACGGGATGGTCAATGCCGCGCCCGGCTTCACCGACCTTCCCGGGGTCATCCACGGCTTTTCCGAGCTGATCCTGGCGGTGTTCGGCCCCGAGGTCGGCCAGCATGCCCGGTCCGCCGTCGGCCTGGCCGAACTGCCCTGGAATATCCCGGTAGAGGTGGAGGCGGCGGTGCTGGTGCGGCAGGCTTAG
- the sdaAA gene encoding L-serine ammonia-lyase, iron-sulfur-dependent, subunit alpha, whose protein sequence is MTLEELMNAPAPASAWVLAQDCQETGLNPEDIRAEMARRIGEMRASIERGLKSDAKSITGMVGWNAKGLWDAPDVLNAPLLRRVQAYAMAVNEENARMGRIVAAPTAGSAGTIPGALIGVADHLGIPDERLVDPLILAAGVGKAISKRMFISGAAGGCQAEIGSSAAMAAAAVTELLGGTPRACVHAASLALMNTIGLVCDPVGGYVEVPCVSRNAFYAVHAISAAQLALAQLESFIPPDEVLGAMASVGRMMPPELRETAEGGLAQTPTGLAVTARMEGKGDGELPGGMVELPMA, encoded by the coding sequence ATGACCCTCGAAGAACTGATGAACGCCCCCGCTCCGGCCTCCGCCTGGGTGCTGGCGCAGGACTGCCAGGAAACCGGGCTGAACCCCGAAGACATCCGCGCCGAGATGGCCCGCCGTATCGGGGAGATGCGCGCCAGCATCGAACGCGGCCTCAAGAGCGACGCCAAAAGCATCACCGGCATGGTGGGCTGGAACGCCAAGGGCCTGTGGGACGCGCCCGACGTGCTGAATGCCCCGCTGCTGAGGCGCGTGCAGGCCTACGCGATGGCCGTGAACGAGGAGAACGCCCGGATGGGCCGCATCGTCGCCGCGCCGACGGCGGGCAGCGCGGGCACCATTCCCGGCGCCCTGATCGGCGTGGCCGACCACCTGGGGATTCCCGACGAGCGGCTGGTGGACCCGCTGATTCTGGCCGCCGGGGTGGGCAAGGCGATCAGCAAGCGCATGTTCATCTCCGGCGCGGCGGGCGGCTGCCAGGCCGAGATCGGCTCAAGCGCCGCGATGGCCGCCGCCGCCGTCACCGAACTGCTGGGCGGCACGCCACGCGCCTGTGTCCATGCTGCCTCCCTCGCGCTGATGAACACCATCGGCCTGGTGTGCGATCCGGTGGGCGGCTACGTGGAGGTGCCCTGCGTGAGCCGCAACGCCTTCTACGCCGTTCACGCCATCAGCGCGGCGCAACTGGCCCTCGCGCAGCTCGAATCCTTTATCCCCCCCGACGAGGTGCTGGGCGCGATGGCCTCGGTGGGCCGCATGATGCCCCCCGAACTCCGCGAGACGGCGGAAGGCGGCCTGGCGCAGACACCGACCGGGCTGGCCGTGACCGCGCGGATGGAGGGGAAGGGCGACGGGGAACTGCCCGGCGGGATGGTCGAATTGCCGATGGCATGA
- a CDS encoding alpha/beta hydrolase yields the protein MSRSPFSGRTFPLKLGLLGLGMLALGVSLTACSAAGAQDTLNRAISTRGLKVVTDQRYGPYDRNLLDVYAPTDATNAPVVLFVHGGSWQGGDKAGHKFVGESLARAGYVTGVMNYRLAPQNRYPTYVQDTAAALKWLRDHAKSFGGNPDDLFVVGHSAGAFNAVEAVDNERWLREAGVPISAVRGVIGIAGPYSYDFRQYPSRVAFPEGSTPDEVMPDRHVRRDAPPHLLLVAANDTTVHPQNALNMEAALKAAGVPVTRTVLPRVNHITIAAALARPLTFLGGTRQQVIDFIEAHRLK from the coding sequence ATGTCCCGTTCCCCCTTCTCCGGTCGCACCTTTCCTCTCAAGCTGGGTCTGCTCGGCCTGGGCATGCTGGCCCTGGGCGTGTCCCTGACCGCCTGCTCGGCCGCGGGCGCGCAGGATACCCTGAACCGCGCCATCAGCACCCGGGGGCTGAAGGTCGTCACCGATCAGCGGTACGGGCCCTATGACCGCAACCTGCTCGACGTGTACGCCCCGACAGACGCCACAAACGCCCCGGTCGTGCTGTTCGTCCACGGCGGCTCCTGGCAGGGCGGCGACAAGGCCGGGCACAAGTTCGTCGGGGAGAGCCTGGCGCGGGCGGGGTACGTGACGGGCGTGATGAATTACCGCCTGGCGCCGCAGAACCGCTACCCGACCTACGTGCAGGACACCGCCGCCGCCCTGAAGTGGCTGCGCGACCACGCGAAGAGCTTCGGCGGAAACCCCGACGACCTGTTCGTGGTGGGACACTCGGCGGGCGCCTTCAACGCGGTGGAGGCGGTGGACAACGAACGCTGGCTGCGCGAGGCGGGCGTGCCGATCAGTGCCGTGCGCGGCGTGATCGGCATCGCGGGGCCGTACTCCTACGATTTCCGGCAGTACCCCAGCCGCGTCGCCTTTCCCGAGGGCAGCACCCCCGACGAGGTGATGCCTGACCGCCACGTCCGCCGGGACGCGCCCCCGCACCTGCTGCTGGTCGCCGCCAACGACACCACCGTTCACCCGCAGAACGCCCTGAATATGGAAGCGGCACTGAAAGCTGCCGGAGTGCCGGTCACCCGCACGGTGCTGCCGCGCGTCAACCACATCACGATTGCCGCCGCCCTCGCCCGGCCCCTGACATTCCTGGGGGGGACTCGGCAACAGGTGATCGACTTTATCGAGGCGCACCGGCTGAAGTGA
- the sdaAB gene encoding L-serine ammonia-lyase, iron-sulfur-dependent subunit beta, with product MSLLDMIGPVMIGPSSSHTAGACRLGLVAHHLLGEAPRRAVIGLHASFAKTGRGHGTHLALVAGLLGFSPDDPRLPHAFEEAQAAGLSVEFKDVDLGDVHPNTAHIDLHGDTQHVTVQGSSTGGGVIQVTQVQGLGVNFSGASPTVLLRYTDAVGMIARIATTIAADGVNIAALTCTRENRGGQALLAIELDAPLSEQALAFFNHWPDTNWVRLLPKLMDG from the coding sequence ATGTCCCTGCTCGACATGATCGGCCCCGTGATGATCGGGCCGAGCAGCAGCCACACGGCGGGCGCCTGCCGCCTGGGTCTGGTCGCCCACCACCTGCTCGGGGAAGCCCCGCGCCGCGCGGTGATCGGCCTGCACGCCTCCTTCGCCAAGACGGGGCGGGGCCACGGTACCCACCTCGCGCTGGTGGCGGGCCTGCTGGGCTTTTCTCCCGACGACCCCCGCCTGCCTCACGCCTTCGAGGAGGCCCAGGCGGCGGGCCTGAGCGTCGAATTCAAGGACGTGGACCTGGGGGACGTTCACCCCAACACCGCCCATATCGATCTGCACGGCGACACACAACACGTGACCGTGCAGGGCAGCTCGACAGGGGGCGGCGTGATCCAGGTGACCCAGGTGCAGGGTCTGGGCGTGAACTTCAGCGGCGCCAGCCCCACCGTCCTCCTCCGCTACACCGACGCGGTGGGCATGATCGCCCGCATCGCCACCACCATCGCCGCCGACGGCGTGAACATCGCCGCCCTCACCTGCACCCGCGAGAACCGCGGCGGCCAGGCCCTCCTCGCCATCGAACTCGACGCGCCCCTCAGCGAACAGGCCCTCGCCTTTTTCAACCACTGGCCCGATACCAACTGGGTGCGGCTGCTGCCCAAGTTGATGGATGGGTAG
- a CDS encoding histidine triad nucleotide-binding protein, translated as MTNPSPTLFERIIARELPADVVYEDDRYIAIRDIAPKAPIHLLVIPKKVTARVDEITDPIEMGDLWLTAVKVARQHAGDYRMVVNCGPGGGQLVFHTHIHILAGWDGSPESDVQ; from the coding sequence ATGACCAACCCTTCACCGACCCTGTTCGAGCGCATCATCGCCCGCGAGCTGCCCGCCGACGTGGTGTACGAGGACGACCGTTACATTGCCATCCGCGACATCGCGCCCAAAGCGCCGATTCACCTGCTGGTCATCCCCAAAAAGGTCACCGCCCGCGTGGACGAGATCACCGATCCCATCGAGATGGGCGACCTGTGGCTGACCGCCGTGAAGGTGGCGCGGCAGCACGCGGGCGACTACCGGATGGTCGTGAACTGCGGGCCGGGCGGCGGGCAGTTGGTCTTCCACACCCACATCCACATCCTGGCGGGGTGGGACGGCAGCCCGGAGAGCGACGTCCAGTGA
- a CDS encoding Uma2 family endonuclease: protein MTDTAPKAMSEAEYLRTERESPYKREYVGGFVYPLHAQAGASGEHTRISMNIGGHLYPDAMRQGCRLYQSDMQLYSPGSKSYFYPDVMLVCGGEPPDRYYETSPCLLVEVLSGSTAHNDRRTKYQTYTAVPTLQTYLIVSQDERHVVEYQRTDGGWQMREHRGEGQVEVPCLGRTLTLDEMYRGVL from the coding sequence ATGACGGACACCGCTCCAAAGGCCATGAGCGAGGCCGAATATCTCCGCACCGAGCGCGAGAGTCCCTACAAGCGGGAATACGTGGGGGGGTTCGTGTACCCGCTGCATGCCCAGGCGGGGGCGAGCGGGGAACATACGCGGATCAGCATGAACATTGGCGGGCACCTCTACCCCGATGCCATGCGCCAGGGCTGCCGCCTCTACCAGTCCGACATGCAGCTCTACAGCCCCGGCAGCAAGAGTTACTTCTACCCGGACGTGATGCTGGTGTGCGGCGGCGAGCCACCCGACCGCTACTACGAAACCTCGCCCTGCCTCCTCGTGGAAGTTCTCTCGGGCAGCACGGCCCACAACGACCGGCGCACCAAGTACCAGACGTACACGGCGGTTCCCACCCTCCAGACCTACCTGATCGTCTCGCAGGACGAGCGGCATGTGGTGGAGTACCAGCGCACGGACGGGGGCTGGCAGATGCGCGAGCATCGCGGGGAGGGACAGGTGGAGGTGCCCTGCCTGGGACGCACCCTCACGCTGGACGAGATGTACCGGGGCGTGCTGTAA
- a CDS encoding lycopene cyclase family protein produces MPAASPATDALVVGGGPAGLGLAAELAACGLRVWLVAPHPPRPFPATYGAWLDELPAWTRTCLADVWTDVRAYTGERPTPLLRPYALLDNARLLETLLARAGSGLTWTVGTVRGATRLEEGWEVHGAGGETWYAPVVVDAGGHVGSLSRPRYTGGAALQTAFGIVAHFDRPPAPPGAMVWMDHRASHLAPAGVSAAPTFLYAMHLGGSRYLVEETSLIARPGLPRALLERRLHARLAAQGTPPREVEREEWVAFPMNAAAPCPGPILAFGSAAGLVHPVSGFQVAGALQDAPEVAEAVAGALAGHDPWAAVQAGWTALWPPERRAAREVALLGVDALLALPGDQLPAFFEAFFRLPAREWRAFLAPHTDAGTLARTMLRVFAHAPNAVRAPLARAALGQTGVSGRALRAAVRGF; encoded by the coding sequence ATGCCTGCCGCCTCCCCAGCGACGGACGCCCTGGTGGTGGGCGGCGGCCCGGCGGGTCTGGGTCTGGCGGCCGAACTCGCCGCGTGTGGGTTGCGGGTGTGGCTGGTCGCGCCCCACCCGCCCCGGCCCTTCCCGGCCACCTACGGGGCCTGGCTGGACGAACTCCCCGCCTGGACACGTACCTGCCTGGCCGACGTGTGGACCGACGTGCGCGCGTACACGGGTGAGCGGCCCACGCCGCTGCTGCGCCCGTATGCCCTGCTGGACAATGCCCGGCTGCTGGAGACACTGCTCGCCCGCGCCGGAAGCGGCCTGACCTGGACCGTCGGCACCGTGCGCGGGGCAACCCGGCTGGAGGAGGGGTGGGAGGTTCACGGTGCGGGCGGCGAAACCTGGTATGCCCCGGTGGTCGTGGATGCGGGCGGACACGTGGGGAGCCTGTCCCGGCCCCGGTATACCGGCGGGGCGGCCCTCCAGACGGCCTTCGGGATCGTCGCGCACTTTGATCGGCCGCCTGCCCCGCCCGGCGCGATGGTCTGGATGGACCACCGTGCGTCCCACCTCGCTCCTGCGGGTGTGTCTGCCGCTCCTACCTTTCTGTACGCCATGCACCTGGGCGGTTCCCGCTATCTGGTGGAGGAAACCAGCCTGATCGCCCGCCCGGGTCTGCCCCGCGCCCTGCTGGAGCGGCGACTGCACGCCCGCCTCGCCGCGCAGGGGACGCCCCCCCGCGAGGTGGAGCGGGAGGAATGGGTGGCCTTCCCCATGAACGCGGCGGCGCCCTGCCCCGGTCCCATCCTCGCGTTCGGGTCGGCGGCAGGGCTGGTTCACCCCGTCAGCGGCTTTCAGGTGGCGGGCGCCCTGCAAGACGCGCCGGAGGTCGCGGAGGCGGTGGCAGGGGCTCTCGCCGGGCATGACCCGTGGGCCGCCGTGCAGGCCGGGTGGACGGCCCTCTGGCCCCCGGAGCGCCGCGCGGCCCGCGAGGTCGCCCTGCTGGGGGTGGACGCGCTGCTGGCGCTCCCGGGTGACCAGCTTCCTGCCTTCTTCGAGGCCTTTTTCCGGCTGCCTGCCCGTGAGTGGCGGGCCTTCCTGGCCCCCCACACGGACGCGGGAACGCTGGCCCGGACCATGCTGAGGGTGTTCGCGCACGCGCCGAACGCCGTCCGTGCCCCCCTGGCCCGCGCGGCTCTCGGGCAAACGGGCGTGAGTGGGCGGGCGCTGAGGGCGGCGGTGCGTGGGTTTTGA
- a CDS encoding IS5 family transposase, whose translation MTRCAYPSDVDDATYHFLLPYLALVPEDAPQRKYPLREVLNALLWLGRTGAQWDYLPHDFPPEDIVRAQAKRWFEAHCFENAVHDLRLLSRVQQQRGGEPSAIIIDSRTLQSTPESGHRAGFDGAKKRKGTKVHLVVDTLGHLLTLLTSPAHEQDRAQVAELCREAQEITGGMLEVAFVDQGYTGEQTLEAARKSNIELVVVKRLDASRGFVLLPKRWVVERSFAWLSRFRRLGRHLERLSSTLIGFHFLAACVLLLAKSKPFLG comes from the coding sequence GTGACACGGTGCGCTTATCCCAGCGATGTGGACGACGCTACCTACCACTTCCTGCTGCCCTATCTGGCGTTGGTTCCAGAGGACGCACCACAACGCAAATATCCGCTGCGAGAGGTTCTGAACGCGCTGTTGTGGCTGGGCCGCACAGGGGCACAGTGGGATTATCTTCCCCATGACTTTCCACCCGAAGACATTGTTCGGGCACAAGCGAAGCGGTGGTTCGAGGCGCATTGCTTCGAAAACGCCGTGCATGATCTGCGGCTTCTGAGCCGGGTTCAGCAGCAACGCGGAGGGGAACCCTCCGCGATCATCATCGATAGCCGCACCCTGCAAAGCACCCCGGAGAGCGGACACCGTGCTGGTTTCGACGGTGCCAAGAAGCGTAAGGGGACCAAGGTGCATCTGGTAGTCGATACCCTGGGCCACCTCCTCACCTTGCTGACCTCGCCCGCTCACGAACAGGATCGCGCTCAGGTCGCAGAGCTGTGTCGAGAGGCACAGGAGATCACCGGGGGCATGCTGGAAGTGGCCTTCGTGGATCAGGGCTATACCGGCGAACAGACCCTGGAGGCCGCTCGGAAGAGCAACATCGAACTGGTGGTCGTGAAGCGTCTGGACGCTTCACGTGGCTTCGTCCTGCTCCCCAAACGCTGGGTGGTGGAGCGTTCGTTCGCCTGGTTATCCCGCTTTCGTCGCCTCGGACGTCACCTCGAACGCCTGTCCTCCACCCTGATCGGCTTTCATTTCCTCGCGGCCTGCGTTCTGCTCCTGGCAAAATCCAAGCCCTTTCTTGGATAG
- a CDS encoding histidine phosphatase family protein, with protein sequence MRLLLIRHGQSRNNHLTGAPDYLQGRLADPPLTERGHQQALRLADWATRDDFCQRITHLYTSLTIRAVQTAAPLAQALGLKARGLTEAYECGGLNSGPAGGFTPVAGRDHASLQVDCPALLWPEDLCGQVWDGGCEPWEQARFAARAASVTARLRRVADEADVIALITHHDFAQYLTSDLLDLPALSGEALTFRLNNAATACIELGLDSAGTERRLLHWFNRVCHLTPDLITL encoded by the coding sequence ATGCGTCTGCTCCTGATCCGCCACGGACAATCCAGGAACAATCACCTGACAGGAGCACCGGACTACCTTCAGGGAAGGTTGGCCGATCCACCCCTCACGGAGCGAGGCCATCAGCAGGCGCTCCGGCTGGCGGACTGGGCCACCCGGGACGACTTCTGTCAGCGAATCACGCATCTCTACACCAGCCTCACGATCCGCGCGGTGCAGACGGCCGCGCCACTCGCCCAGGCGCTGGGGCTGAAGGCGCGCGGCCTCACCGAAGCCTACGAGTGCGGTGGTCTGAACAGCGGCCCGGCTGGAGGATTCACCCCTGTTGCGGGCCGCGACCACGCCTCACTTCAGGTGGACTGCCCGGCGCTCCTCTGGCCGGAGGACCTCTGCGGCCAGGTCTGGGATGGAGGCTGCGAACCCTGGGAACAGGCGCGCTTTGCCGCACGGGCGGCCAGCGTGACGGCCCGGCTGCGGAGAGTTGCGGACGAGGCAGACGTGATCGCCCTCATCACCCACCATGATTTCGCGCAGTATCTCACCTCCGACCTGCTTGACCTGCCTGCGCTGAGCGGTGAGGCGCTCACGTTCCGACTGAACAATGCGGCCACCGCCTGTATCGAACTGGGCCTGGACTCTGCTGGAACGGAGCGTCGCCTGTTGCACTGGTTCAACCGTGTCTGTCACCTGACGCCCGATCTCATCACGCTTTGA